The segment CTGTAGAGTTCATTGTCGAAGACGCCCGGAGTTTCCACTTCCCGGAAGTCTATCAGGCTGTCGTGTGCGTCTATGACAGTCTCAATCACATCATGAACATGGAAGAATTGTCCCTGGTCTTCCGAAACGTACAATCGTGCTTGCTACCAGGAGGCTTGTTTCTCTTTGACCTGAACATGGCAGAAGGGTATAAGACGCGCTGGCGGGGCTCCTTTGGGATTGTGGAAGACGACCACGTTTGCGTTGTCCGGGCAAGTTTTGATGAGGGCAAAGAGGTGGGCCAAACAGCCGTCACCATGTTTCGATTAGCTGGTGCTCTATGGCACCGCTCTGATGTGACCCTTTGGCAACGGTGCTATTCCGAGTCGGAAGTCCGGTCCGGCCTTGAAGTAGCAGGCTTTACGGATATTCAGACCCTCGATGCGCAGAAAGATTTGGGATGGGCAAGGGACGCCGGGAGAGTTTTCTTGCTCAGCCGGAAGGCAGATGGAGAGGGTGGCGACGGCTGACGACGGCCGGGCGGCGGCGTTGCGGTTCGTCGTGCTCCTCGGCGTGGTGAGCCTGCTGGCCGACGCCACCTACGAGGGGGCGCGCAGCGTCGTCGGCCCCTACCTGGGCACGCTGGGCGCCACCGCCACCGTGGTGGGAGTCGTGGCGGGACTCGGCGAGCTGCTCGGCTACGCCCTGCGCCTCCTCTCCGGCCGCCTTGCCGACCGGACGCGCCGCTACTGGGCGATCACCATCGTCGGCTACACCGTGAACTTGGCGGCGGTCCCGCTGCTGGCCCTGGCCCGGGGTTGGGGGGCGGCGGCGGCGCTGGTGGTGGCGGAGCGCATCGGCAAGGCGATCCGGACGCCTGCACGCGACGCCATGCTGTCTCACGCCACCCAGCAGGTCGGGCGCGGGTGGGGGTTTGGCCTGCACGAGGCGCTGGACCAGGCGGGCGCCGTCCTGGGCCCGCTCCTCGTGGCCGGCGCCCTGGCCGCCGGATCGGCCTACCGGGGCGCCTTCGCCCTCCTGGCCGCGCCGGCTGCCCTGGCGCTGGGCGTGCTGGTGGCGGCGCGCAGGCTCTACCCGCGGCCGCGCGACCTGGAGGTCGCTGACGCCGCACCCGCGGCGGCGGGCCTGGGCCCGCGCTTCCGCCGCTACGTCGTGGCGGTGGCGCTGGTGGGCGCCGGGTATGCGGACTTCGCCCTGATCGCCTACCACCTCCAGCGGCACGCGCTGGTGCCCGCCCCCTGGGTCCCGCTCCTCTACGCGGCGGCCATGGGGACCGACGCCGCCGCGGCCCTGGCCCTCGGGCGGTGGTACGACCGTGCCGGGACGGCGGTCCTCGTCCCCACCACGGCAGTGGCCGCGGCCTTCGCCCCCCTCGCCTTTCTGGGCGGGCCTGCCTCCGTGCTC is part of the Armatimonadota bacterium genome and harbors:
- a CDS encoding class I SAM-dependent methyltransferase, which encodes VEFIVEDARSFHFPEVYQAVVCVYDSLNHIMNMEELSLVFRNVQSCLLPGGLFLFDLNMAEGYKTRWRGSFGIVEDDHVCVVRASFDEGKEVGQTAVTMFRLAGALWHRSDVTLWQRCYSESEVRSGLEVAGFTDIQTLDAQKDLGWARDAGRVFLLSRKADGEGGDG
- a CDS encoding MFS transporter, which gives rise to MERVATADDGRAAALRFVVLLGVVSLLADATYEGARSVVGPYLGTLGATATVVGVVAGLGELLGYALRLLSGRLADRTRRYWAITIVGYTVNLAAVPLLALARGWGAAAALVVAERIGKAIRTPARDAMLSHATQQVGRGWGFGLHEALDQAGAVLGPLLVAGALAAGSAYRGAFALLAAPAALALGVLVAARRLYPRPRDLEVADAAPAAAGLGPRFRRYVVAVALVGAGYADFALIAYHLQRHALVPAPWVPLLYAAAMGTDAAAALALGRWYDRAGTAVLVPTTAVAAAFAPLAFLGGPASVLAGVLLWGLGMGAQESVVRAAVAEMAPPERRAGAYGVLNAVYGIAWFGGSALMGGLYDRSVVALVAFSVAAQLAALPLFVAVSRKPRGSGGSSGRRHGGSVTA